TAGAAGAGCattgatagagagaaagaaggcTACTTCTAAGGTTTATCAAGAGTGTTTTTGAATGGTACATGATCCAAACTTTTGAAAAGGCTTTTCTGTATTACTGATCCTGGGTGCTCAAGAAACCACCAAGGAAACCAGCTCCATTGCACTCCCcacacaaaatcaaattcttACCACTGCCCACCACAAGAGGGATATTCATTCATGAGTTTTGTTTGTTGTGGAAGTAGGAAGaaagaataagaagagaagagaaagatgtTGCTAACCTACAAAGCCAACAGGAGTCACCAACTTTAAACTGCCCATTAAAATGGTCAATCAAATTCACACCTCCTCCTTTGCATTGAGAACATGCCACCGCACCTTATTTCACACAAAACctttttgtcaaattttttaaGGGACCAATTCAGTTGTAGAAACTCGAAAAGAGAATAATGGTAAGCTCTTACCCTTGCCTTCACAGTTTGGACAAAGTATGCTGTTCGATTTAGTGGTCTGATTACCGTCTGTGGCCTGTTGTTGGTTCCAAAAgatgagcttttttttttcagttgcaAAATGGAGTAACCAGATTTGGAAGGGAAGAACAGAACCGAACCTGAATCTGGAAGCTTTTGGATTTACAAGTATGAAACACTGGTATCTTCTGACCCAACGACGATAGGCTCTGATCACttattgggaagaagaagtCAGTAAGTATAGGGCTTTTGTTGGGAGATTGGAGGTAACAGGTAGGAGGAGGAGAAGGGAAGAAGCATCCTAGTGAATTAGCCATTTCTGTTTTTCTGACCCACTCGGTAGCAGATAAGATGCTCTCCCTGCCTCTCTTATTTCTGTTCGTGTGTTTTCCCTTTTACCAAAATACCATCAACTTTAGTGCTAATTATTTCCTTACTGTCTTTCGGTTATGATCGTTGTTTTAGTATCTTAGGACAAGAAACGACAAAGGTTTAGAGAtaatttccttatttttttcttttcccaaACGACCCAAAAGAGCCATAGCTTTTCTGATCTTATGAATAAACAccacaagaaaaaagaaaagcaaaagcGAAACCTAATACTGTATGACACTAGAAGATGCTAAATACAAAGATCAAGGGTCCTTCAGAAGATGTGCTCTCTCTCTATCTAGTTATTAAGTAGCGTTTGCTACTCCTTGCGGAATAGCCGTCCAAGACTCATTCGTTAGCTTTAAGACGTGAAGACCAAGAGTGAGCTGCGCTAGCATACCTTGAACAAGGCTAACTCACATTTGAACTACTGTACATTACTAGTGCCATGTGTCTGCACACGCCCTCCCAAGTCTGAGGTATCTTGTGTCTGGCCATCGGGTTGCGTCGGAAGGACAAGAACCGCGGTACCAGAAGTAGTCGCAGCAGATTGTTGAAAGCCGGCCCCTTGGAAAATGGGAAGTCCTAGACACTGAGATGCTAGTTCAGGATGTTGTTGGTAGTGATGATGGTATTCTGTTGCAGGAGAGGTGTTCAACTCAGGTTTAGACTGATTCACTCTTGCTTCTATCTCGGATTTGTAGTCTGAAAATCTCGGGTGAAACATTGATGTTTCTTCTTTGAGCTCTTCTTCTATGTGGTCACCTACACAGTTTCCATCACAAAACAACTATCAAACCATTGTAGACTAAAGAATGTTGACGCATGATCTGTCAACTACGTCTTAGCTTTAGAAACAGTCTTACATAGTTAGATACAGAGAGAAAAGAAGTGCTCCTTTCTAAGGGACTCAATCTGTTCAAAGACGTCCTTTAAGAACAGAGTAGCTTCGCCCATTATAGAAGCTTTCCCACTGTTACGCTGATTCAGTTTCgagaaattaaagaaaatacttTCCCGGTTAGAATCACAATCAGTAACAGCATCCAGTTTTAGTAACACTAGTTATTTGCATGATTACACCACCCAACTCAGCAAATGTTTATTCAAATTTGTAGGAAATAATCTCATATGGGATATAACCTCAAAAAATTTCTCCTACAACCCACTCCATTCTACATGACCCCAAAAGATGATAAATTACCATAAGACCATTAATGAAAGTTTCACCTACACCATTGGAATGAGAGACACACGATTTGCTCCCTGTCTTCTCTCCTTCTCGCGTGGGATCCATCCCTCTCTTCCTATTCTCTTCAATTCACGAGACAACCAAACTTCCCTCACTTCAGTTATTCTCTTTAATTCTTCACCAACCAAGCTTTCCTTTATCAGTTTTCTTTGTCTTTGAGAGATTGGACGAGGAGCAGTAGAACCATATACAACAACTCGTGTATCTTCCTCCATAGATGAACTTGGATAATGCTCTCTCtccctttttctctctctcataAATTAGATTCGCTTGAAGCATGTTAGAACCAAATACATGGTAATAAGAGTGATTTGAAGTTAAAtaggatataaatataattagagTCATGAAATTGGGGAAggaaaattgtttataaaagatgatataACTGGTACAATCGTAACAGAAATCAAGTAAACAACATGTTTAACTGGTACAACTAGTGATTACCGCTGTACTAATTGTATAACTAGTATAAATCTTTAGAAAAGTTGAAGTAGTAAGTCTGGTACAACAAGTGTTAATCTGATTGTTCATACGAAACATATGAATAGTCAAAACTTGTACAACTATTAGTAACTAATACAAAATCTCtactagtacaactagtatTACTGTGATTGTTTATATGAAATGTACAATTAGTTACATTTGTACAACTATTAGTAACATTTACAATATGTATACTGGTACAACAAGTGTTACTGTGATGGTTTATACGAAACGTACAACACGTACTTACAACTAGTGCATCTATTAGTAACGTATACAATATGTCTACCGGTAGAACTAGCATGACAAGTTAAAATAGTACAACTTCTATTACTAGTATAACTGTTATATCAAGTGTAACATGAAAACAACtataactggtacaactagtacaaaTTTCATTACTACTACATGTATAACTGGTACAGCTACTAAATGGTGATTTTGTTTATTATGGTTTTCAGGTATATGGATAACAACCGAGGTGTGAAGATATATTTGGATCAAGGGGTAGTTTCAAGTGTGAGAGATGAAGTACGATGAAATCTGGAAGACCGACATATTTCTACTTTAGTGTTGAAGAAGAGAAGTTATGAGGAGGTGACTTATTCTTACTTGGTTGATAGAATAAGCAGGAAAATAAAGATCGATGTAGCAGCGACCAAGATTCAACTGAGTTACTTTTTGTTGGTAATGGATCATATATAAGAGGCCATGTTATATCTTGAATGATGAATATGTTTTAGGATATTTATTGGAAGTCGATAAAAATCATGGACGTAGTGTCTAACACATGAAGCTCAGAGAATCTGTCTCAGAAAACCAAAGTAATGAGATGTCTTCTAGGAATGAGGAAATTCTGATTGATGCCATAGCTAATGATGATATGGTTGTTCTTAAGGAGTTGACGATTATTCCTCATATTCAAgaggatgagaatgagaacagCGATGAAGTGGGTGATGAAAGGGATAATATGGAAGAGTTGGCGGTTGTTACACCAGTTGTGCACTAAGAATTTGAAACTAAGCATGAAGTGAGGGATTTAGTGGACAAAGCTGTGCATACAAATTTTTTTGAGGTTGATAGAGGGCAGTTGACGCCtcgaatttatttattaatacgTCGTGGGTTTGGTTGTAAATGGTATTTACGAGCTGCAAAGCTGaagaaatcatatttttttttctataaggATGTACTGTAATACTTGTGCTCGGATAAGTGAAAGCGCGACCAGGAAGGGAAAAAGAGGCACACCAAGCTTGGTCGCATCTGTGGTGCACACTGATTATCCAGGAAAATTCAAGACTCCGGCAGTAAAGGATCTCATAGA
This genomic interval from Brassica napus cultivar Da-Ae chromosome A6, Da-Ae, whole genome shotgun sequence contains the following:
- the LOC106350229 gene encoding protein BUNDLE SHEATH DEFECTIVE 2, chloroplastic-like, coding for MANSLGCFFPSPPPTCYLQSPNKSPILTDFFFPISDQSLSSLGQKIPVFHTCKSKSFQIQATDGNQTTKSNSILCPNCEGKGAVACSQCKGGGVNLIDHFNGQFKVGDSCWLCSGKNLILCGECNGAGFLGGFLSTQDQ
- the LOC111198993 gene encoding transcription factor bHLH47-like, giving the protein MGEATLFLKDVFEQIESLRKEHFFSLCDHIEEELKEETSMFHPRFSDYKSEIEARVNQSKPELNTSPATEYHHHYQQHPELASQCLGLPIFQGAGFQQSAATTSGTAVLVLPTQPDGQTQDTSDLGGRVQTHGTSNVQ